In Flavivirga abyssicola, the following are encoded in one genomic region:
- a CDS encoding universal stress protein — MKTILLPTDFSKNSMNSIDFAVALFKDVECEFYLLNVQKASSFISDDMIAVASSATIYKTIIDAAKKSLSNIISKLEKRDKNDKHHFHSMVDYDNFIDSINQVSEKNQVDLIIMGTKGASGLQKVIFGSNTVRVIQRCKVPVLAIPDNCVFSNLNKLLFAPNNVNSFDVTHLKPLVDLVAQNDSKLHVLHVADENHLVQKQGKNVDFFNLHFTNSIHDYIDVKTKDMYDVVHKYIIRNNIKMLCMVDEKHSFLERLFNKHLVETFAFSIDIPFLVMKNN, encoded by the coding sequence ATGAAAACGATATTGTTACCCACAGATTTTTCCAAGAACTCAATGAACTCTATTGATTTTGCTGTAGCATTGTTTAAGGATGTTGAGTGCGAATTTTATTTGCTAAATGTGCAAAAAGCATCATCATTTATTTCTGACGACATGATTGCTGTTGCATCATCTGCAACTATTTATAAAACCATAATCGATGCCGCTAAAAAATCCTTATCAAACATTATTTCTAAATTAGAAAAGCGTGATAAAAATGATAAACACCATTTTCACTCAATGGTTGATTACGATAACTTTATAGATTCTATCAACCAAGTTTCTGAGAAAAACCAAGTTGATTTGATAATTATGGGAACTAAAGGTGCTTCTGGATTGCAAAAGGTGATCTTTGGAAGCAATACGGTACGAGTTATACAGCGATGTAAAGTACCAGTACTTGCAATTCCTGATAATTGTGTTTTTTCTAACTTAAATAAATTGCTTTTTGCTCCTAACAATGTGAATTCATTTGATGTTACCCACTTAAAACCTTTAGTCGATTTAGTAGCTCAAAACGATTCTAAATTACATGTTTTACACGTTGCTGACGAAAACCATTTAGTACAGAAACAAGGTAAGAATGTCGATTTTTTTAATTTACATTTTACGAATTCTATTCATGATTATATAGATGTAAAAACTAAAGATATGTATGATGTTGTACATAAGTATATCATTAGGAATAATATAAAAATGCTATGTATGGTAGATGAGAAACATTCTTTTTTAGAACGTTTGTTTAATAAACATTTGGTTGAAACTTTTGCCTTTAGTATCGATATCCCCTTTCTGGTAATGAAAAATAATTAA
- a CDS encoding cation transporter, which produces MEKTEFEISKMDCPSEENLIRMKLEGIGAIKNLEFDIPNRKLFVFHTKDIDSIEKSIVELNLGATRISTEQTNQTHFNVEVNQRKLLWIVLGINFCFFIIEMITGLVSKSMGLVADSLDMLADSFVYGISLFAVGGTLIKKKQIAKLAGYFQIILATIGFVEVLRRFLSEEVLPDFSTMIIVSIFALIANGICLYVLQKTKNKEEVHMQASMIFTSNDVIINLGVIIAGVLVTWLNSNKPDLIIGTIVFVLVIQGAFRILKLSK; this is translated from the coding sequence GTGGAAAAAACAGAATTTGAGATATCTAAAATGGATTGTCCTTCTGAAGAAAATTTAATTCGGATGAAGTTGGAAGGTATAGGGGCTATTAAGAATTTAGAATTTGATATTCCAAATCGAAAACTTTTTGTGTTTCATACAAAAGACATTGATAGTATTGAAAAGTCTATAGTTGAACTTAATTTAGGAGCTACAAGAATAAGTACAGAACAGACTAATCAAACTCACTTTAACGTAGAGGTTAATCAAAGAAAACTACTTTGGATAGTATTGGGGATTAATTTCTGTTTTTTTATTATAGAAATGATTACAGGTTTAGTTTCTAAATCCATGGGACTTGTGGCAGATAGTTTAGATATGCTTGCAGATAGTTTTGTTTATGGTATTAGCCTTTTTGCTGTAGGTGGAACACTTATTAAGAAAAAACAAATAGCCAAACTTGCAGGTTATTTTCAAATTATACTAGCAACCATTGGTTTTGTTGAGGTTTTAAGACGATTTTTAAGTGAAGAAGTATTGCCAGATTTCTCAACTATGATAATTGTTTCTATTTTTGCACTTATAGCAAATGGCATCTGTTTATATGTGTTGCAAAAGACAAAAAATAAAGAAGAAGTACATATGCAAGCAAGTATGATTTTTACGTCTAATGATGTGATTATTAACTTGGGGGTTATCATTGCTGGAGTTTTAGTAACTTGGTTAAATTCAAACAAACCAGATTTAATTATAGGAACTATTGTTTTTGTTTTAGTAATTCAGGGGGCTTTCAGGATTTTAAAACTCAGTAAATAA
- a CDS encoding c-type cytochrome: MKVLIFFMVFTFMFTSCKKPKDEQSKYLTESYSQNDQEHPGKKLMETHCYLCHDATTSEAERLGPPMIAIKKRYIFPDTSKEEFVNDMQDWIKNPNEKDAKMYGAVRRFGVMQKLPYSEEVIGQIADYMFDNQIEQPVWFEEHYKQMRGNMKR; this comes from the coding sequence ATGAAAGTATTAATCTTTTTTATGGTATTCACTTTTATGTTTACAAGCTGTAAAAAGCCTAAAGATGAACAGAGTAAATATTTAACGGAATCTTATAGTCAAAATGATCAGGAACATCCAGGTAAAAAGCTTATGGAAACACACTGCTATTTATGTCATGATGCTACCACAAGTGAAGCTGAAAGGTTGGGCCCTCCAATGATAGCAATTAAAAAAAGATATATTTTTCCAGATACATCAAAAGAAGAATTTGTGAATGATATGCAAGATTGGATTAAAAACCCCAACGAAAAAGACGCAAAAATGTATGGAGCTGTTAGACGGTTTGGAGTCATGCAAAAATTACCGTATTCAGAAGAGGTTATTGGGCAAATAGCGGACTATATGTTTGATAATCAAATTGAACAACCTGTATGGTTTGAAGAACATTACAAACAAATGAGAGGGAATATGAAAAGGTAA
- a CDS encoding pyruvate:ferredoxin (flavodoxin) oxidoreductase encodes MKISTHSILNANQAVANIAYKTNEVFPIYPITPASEMSELVEQWCSEKKQNSFGNIPSVFQMQSEAGVAGSMHGALQTGALSTTFTASQGLLLMLPNMYKIAGELTPNVIHVATRSIATHALSVFGDHSDIMVVRQSGYAMLGSASVQEAQDFALIAQAATLESRIPFIHFFDGFRTSHEINKIETIQDETIQFMMDQKDIETHRNRALNPNHPVIRGTSQNADVFFQSREATNPVYDMCPDIVQKHMDTFASLTGREYKLFDYVGDLNAEHIIISMASSTETIEDTITYLNKNGEKLGLIKVRLFRPFSTKHLVKALPKSTKSIAVLDRTKEPGSTGEPLYLDIVQSISEAFQNNKIMAFPKIVGGRYGLSSKEFTPSMVQAIFNNIKQEFHFKVREFEWINYFIKLSVKI; translated from the coding sequence ATGAAAATTTCAACACATAGCATATTAAACGCCAACCAAGCTGTAGCAAACATAGCATACAAAACAAATGAGGTCTTCCCTATTTACCCTATTACGCCTGCTTCAGAAATGAGTGAATTAGTAGAGCAATGGTGTTCAGAAAAAAAACAAAATAGTTTTGGCAATATACCTTCTGTTTTTCAAATGCAAAGCGAAGCTGGTGTTGCTGGATCTATGCATGGTGCATTACAAACAGGTGCTTTATCTACAACTTTTACTGCGTCTCAGGGCTTACTTTTAATGCTTCCAAACATGTATAAAATTGCAGGTGAATTAACCCCTAATGTCATTCATGTAGCCACCAGGAGTATTGCTACACATGCCTTATCTGTTTTTGGAGATCATAGTGATATTATGGTGGTACGCCAATCTGGCTATGCTATGTTAGGTAGTGCCTCTGTTCAAGAAGCACAAGATTTTGCTTTAATAGCCCAAGCAGCAACCTTAGAATCCCGTATCCCTTTTATTCATTTTTTTGATGGATTTAGAACGTCTCATGAAATAAATAAAATAGAAACAATACAAGATGAAACTATCCAATTTATGATGGATCAAAAAGATATAGAAACTCATAGAAATCGAGCTTTAAATCCTAACCATCCTGTTATTAGAGGAACGAGTCAAAATGCAGATGTTTTTTTTCAAAGTAGAGAAGCTACAAACCCTGTCTATGATATGTGCCCTGACATTGTTCAAAAACACATGGATACTTTTGCCTCTCTAACAGGGAGAGAATATAAATTGTTTGATTATGTTGGTGATTTAAACGCAGAACATATTATTATCTCCATGGCTTCTTCAACCGAAACCATAGAAGATACTATAACATATTTAAATAAAAACGGAGAAAAGCTGGGGTTAATAAAAGTTAGGTTATTCAGACCTTTTAGCACAAAACATTTAGTTAAGGCATTACCGAAATCTACAAAATCAATTGCGGTTTTAGACAGAACCAAAGAACCGGGTTCAACAGGTGAGCCTCTATATTTAGATATAGTTCAATCTATTTCAGAGGCATTTCAAAACAACAAAATAATGGCATTCCCTAAAATAGTTGGAGGTCGTTATGGGCTATCATCAAAAGAATTCACGCCAAGTATGGTTCAAGCAATTTTCAATAATATAAAACAAGAATTTCATTTTAAAGTTAGAGAGTTTGAATGGATTAACTATTTTATAAAGTTAAGCGTAAAAATTTAA
- a CDS encoding M28 family metallopeptidase: protein MKNLVILLYTTLSVVGCSNSQNKKLSKNTGNVIDYAKTITADELKEALYIYASDEFEGRKTGEPGQKKAVEFIKNHYVSTGIQSPIAKGDYFQEIPASYFSGGIKDSENVLAYIEGTERPDEVVIISAHLDHIGISGNGDINNGADDDGSGTVAILEIAEAFKTASDKGHGPKRSILFLHVTGEEIGLFGSRYYTDEDPIIPLENTVANLNIDMIGRVDQKHEKNRNYVYLIGSDKLSKELHNISEAVNKKYINLTFDYTYNDDDDPNRFYYRSDHYNFAKHNIPVIFYFNGTHADYHRPSDTPDKIQYDLLETRARLIFHTAWEIANRSKRVKVD, encoded by the coding sequence ATGAAAAATTTAGTAATTCTTCTATACACTACACTATCTGTAGTTGGATGCAGCAATTCACAAAACAAGAAGCTTTCAAAAAATACTGGCAATGTTATAGACTATGCCAAAACTATTACAGCAGATGAATTAAAAGAAGCTCTTTATATATATGCTTCAGATGAATTTGAAGGCAGAAAAACAGGTGAACCTGGGCAAAAAAAAGCTGTAGAGTTTATTAAAAACCATTATGTATCTACAGGTATCCAGTCTCCTATTGCAAAAGGTGATTATTTTCAAGAAATCCCTGCTTCTTATTTTTCCGGTGGTATAAAGGATTCTGAAAATGTTTTAGCATATATAGAAGGTACAGAAAGACCAGATGAAGTGGTTATAATTTCGGCACACCTAGATCATATTGGCATTTCTGGAAATGGGGATATTAACAATGGCGCAGATGATGATGGTTCTGGTACCGTTGCCATTTTAGAAATTGCTGAAGCTTTTAAAACTGCTTCAGATAAAGGTCATGGTCCTAAACGTTCTATTTTATTTTTGCATGTTACAGGTGAAGAAATAGGACTATTCGGTTCTAGATACTATACAGATGAAGACCCTATAATACCTCTAGAAAATACAGTTGCAAATTTAAATATAGATATGATTGGTCGTGTAGATCAAAAACATGAGAAGAATAGAAACTATGTATACTTAATAGGATCGGATAAATTAAGTAAGGAATTACATAATATATCTGAAGCGGTGAACAAGAAATATATTAATCTGACATTTGATTATACATATAATGATGATGATGACCCTAATCGTTTTTATTATCGTTCTGATCATTATAATTTTGCAAAACATAATATCCCTGTTATATTTTATTTTAATGGTACGCATGCCGATTATCATAGACCTTCGGATACTCCAGACAAAATTCAATACGATTTGTTAGAAACACGAGCGCGACTAATTTTCCATACAGCCTGGGAAATTGCAAATAGAAGTAAACGGGTAAAAGTGGATTAA
- a CDS encoding FUSC family protein, whose amino-acid sequence MKIIFVFLAILASVLAIMLIGLLIYNLEIMSIIAGLTFGLVVFYLSKKSSQEKKVIQFTFLVTAIVLAIAAYKFIFDKNEMINTNTLQITKNRF is encoded by the coding sequence ATGAAAATAATCTTTGTTTTTTTAGCTATTTTAGCTTCTGTCTTAGCAATAATGCTAATTGGACTTCTAATTTATAACTTAGAAATTATGTCCATTATAGCTGGATTAACATTTGGGTTAGTGGTATTTTACTTGTCAAAAAAAAGTAGCCAGGAAAAAAAAGTAATTCAGTTTACATTCTTGGTTACCGCTATAGTATTAGCCATAGCTGCGTATAAATTTATCTTCGATAAAAATGAAATGATAAATACCAATACTTTACAAATCACAAAAAACAGATTTTAA
- a CDS encoding OsmC family protein, which yields MITTANVKNGVNVDQLVETIGAVQQNPDLAKFEFRSKNDWIEGGHCVSNIKGFYGVGQEDTSREATFSMECDHPNVLLGKDKAATPPEVVLHALGSCLTAAMTYHAAANGIDIESAESTLSGGVDLHGFLGLDPEVRNGFDGIKVILKVKSDASTEQLENLAKFSPVFDMITNPTPVSIEIVK from the coding sequence ATGATTACAACAGCAAATGTAAAAAACGGAGTAAATGTAGATCAATTAGTAGAAACTATTGGAGCAGTTCAACAAAATCCAGATTTAGCTAAATTCGAATTCAGATCTAAAAACGATTGGATTGAAGGCGGACATTGTGTTTCTAACATCAAAGGTTTTTATGGTGTAGGGCAAGAAGATACATCTCGCGAGGCAACTTTCTCTATGGAATGTGACCACCCTAACGTATTATTAGGAAAAGACAAAGCAGCAACTCCACCAGAAGTTGTTTTACATGCTTTAGGCTCTTGTTTAACAGCAGCAATGACTTATCATGCAGCAGCAAATGGCATTGACATTGAAAGCGCAGAATCAACTTTATCAGGCGGTGTTGATTTACACGGGTTTTTAGGACTAGATCCGGAAGTACGTAACGGTTTTGATGGTATCAAAGTAATACTTAAAGTAAAATCGGATGCATCAACCGAGCAACTTGAAAATTTGGCAAAATTCTCTCCAGTGTTCGATATGATCACAAACCCTACACCTGTTTCAATTGAAATTGTAAAGTAG
- the pckA gene encoding phosphoenolpyruvate carboxykinase (ATP) — MKKASKIKTHTGLEQYGLKNVKVNWNLSPSKLQQITVEKGMGRETVNGTLAINTGKFTGRSPQDRFLVKDDYTANKVWWSKTNKPVSSENFEKLKKEIINYLSGKEIYARDGYVCAEPEYRTKIRSITELPWSNLFVYNMFLRPGEKELENFKEDWLVLCAPGYVCPDPKAHGIRQGNFSIINFTQKIALVAGSAYTGEIKKGIFAALNMILPAEKNVLPMHCSANVGKYGDTAIFFGLSGTGKTTLSADPSRKLIGDDEHGWTADNTIFNFEGGCYAKVIDLTEEKEPDIFRAIKPGALLENVIFKDNGEVDYKDSSITQNTRVSYPIYHIDNIQETLYADNPKNIFFLTCDAFGVLPPVSKLTPGQAAYHFISGYTAKVAGTEAGITEPVPSFSACFGEPFMPLHPAVYGEMLSKKMQEAGVNVWLINTGWSAGPYGVGSRIKLKYTRAMITGILNGDLDNVDYEQNFIFGLYMPKYCPGVPSEILDPMNTWLQKGAYIGKAIQLAHSFHLNFEKFASQASEQIIEGGPLIDEHHHLHEHF, encoded by the coding sequence ATGAAAAAAGCATCAAAAATTAAGACACATACAGGTTTAGAACAGTATGGCTTAAAAAACGTAAAAGTGAATTGGAACTTATCGCCTAGCAAACTTCAACAGATTACTGTTGAAAAAGGTATGGGAAGAGAAACTGTAAATGGTACTTTAGCCATAAATACAGGTAAATTTACCGGACGCTCTCCACAAGATCGTTTTCTGGTAAAAGACGACTATACAGCAAACAAAGTTTGGTGGAGTAAGACTAATAAGCCTGTATCCTCTGAAAATTTTGAGAAGCTTAAAAAAGAAATAATAAACTACCTGTCTGGAAAAGAGATTTATGCAAGAGATGGTTACGTTTGTGCGGAACCAGAATATCGGACAAAAATTAGATCAATAACAGAATTACCTTGGTCTAACTTATTTGTTTACAACATGTTTTTAAGGCCTGGTGAAAAAGAATTAGAGAATTTTAAAGAAGACTGGTTAGTTCTTTGTGCTCCTGGCTATGTTTGTCCAGACCCAAAAGCTCATGGTATACGTCAAGGGAACTTTTCAATTATCAATTTTACTCAAAAAATAGCTTTAGTAGCAGGGTCTGCTTATACGGGTGAAATAAAAAAAGGGATTTTCGCTGCGTTAAATATGATTTTACCTGCTGAGAAAAACGTATTACCAATGCATTGTTCTGCAAATGTTGGGAAATACGGAGATACAGCTATTTTCTTTGGGCTTTCCGGAACTGGAAAAACAACATTATCCGCAGACCCAAGCAGGAAACTAATTGGTGATGACGAACATGGATGGACAGCAGATAACACTATTTTCAATTTTGAAGGTGGCTGTTATGCAAAAGTTATTGATTTAACTGAAGAAAAAGAACCAGATATCTTTAGAGCCATTAAACCAGGAGCTTTATTAGAAAATGTAATCTTTAAAGATAATGGTGAAGTCGATTATAAAGATAGTAGCATTACTCAAAATACTCGTGTTAGCTACCCCATTTATCACATCGATAACATTCAAGAAACACTTTATGCAGACAACCCAAAAAATATATTCTTTTTAACATGTGATGCTTTTGGTGTATTACCACCAGTATCAAAATTAACACCAGGACAGGCTGCTTATCACTTTATCTCTGGCTACACAGCTAAAGTTGCAGGAACAGAAGCTGGTATTACAGAACCAGTACCTTCTTTTTCTGCCTGCTTTGGAGAACCATTTATGCCATTACATCCAGCTGTTTATGGTGAAATGTTAAGCAAGAAAATGCAAGAAGCTGGTGTAAACGTATGGTTAATCAATACCGGATGGAGCGCAGGGCCTTACGGTGTTGGATCCCGTATAAAATTAAAATATACAAGAGCTATGATTACTGGAATACTTAATGGTGACTTGGATAATGTAGATTATGAACAAAATTTTATTTTTGGCTTATACATGCCTAAATATTGCCCAGGAGTTCCTTCTGAAATATTAGACCCTATGAACACTTGGTTACAAAAAGGCGCATATATAGGCAAAGCTATTCAATTAGCTCACTCATTCCACTTAAATTT
- the bshB1 gene encoding bacillithiol biosynthesis deacetylase BshB1: protein MKIDILAIGAHPDDVELGCGGVIAKEVANGKSVGIIDLTRGELGTRGTAETRDIEADDAAKILGVDFRVNMGFADGFFINDKKHQLEIIKMIRKYQPDVVLCNAVDDRHIDHGKGSKLVSDACFLSGLIKIETHDGEEQQNPWRPKQVYHYIQWKNLEPDLAVDISGFIDKKMASVLAYKTQFYDSNSKEPETPISSKNFTDSIIYRARDLGRLVGVEHAEGFTVERHIAVDSLFDIK, encoded by the coding sequence ATGAAAATAGATATTCTTGCTATTGGAGCACATCCTGATGATGTGGAATTAGGTTGTGGTGGTGTTATAGCAAAAGAAGTAGCCAATGGGAAAAGTGTTGGTATTATAGATTTAACAAGAGGCGAGTTAGGAACGCGAGGTACGGCAGAAACCAGAGATATTGAAGCTGATGATGCGGCTAAGATACTTGGAGTCGATTTTCGTGTTAATATGGGATTTGCAGATGGGTTTTTTATAAATGATAAAAAGCATCAATTAGAAATTATTAAAATGATTCGTAAATACCAACCAGATGTTGTGTTATGCAATGCTGTTGATGATAGGCATATAGATCATGGAAAAGGAAGCAAGTTGGTTAGCGACGCCTGTTTTTTAAGCGGATTAATTAAAATTGAAACTCATGATGGGGAAGAACAGCAGAACCCATGGCGGCCTAAGCAAGTATATCATTATATACAATGGAAAAATTTAGAACCAGATTTAGCTGTTGACATATCAGGGTTTATAGATAAAAAAATGGCATCTGTGCTAGCTTACAAAACGCAGTTTTATGATAGTAATAGTAAAGAACCAGAAACACCTATTTCTAGCAAGAACTTTACAGACAGTATTATTTATAGAGCTAGAGATTTAGGAAGATTGGTAGGGGTGGAGCATGCAGAAGGTTTTACTGTTGAAAGACATATTGCGGTTGATAGTTTATTCGATATTAAATAG
- a CDS encoding SLC13 family permease yields the protein MIYLMLVILVITIGFFVWGKFTPDIVALMSMISLFLTGILTPTETLSGFSNPTVIMIAALFIIGEGIAQTGWTALAGKKFVEWAGKSVPKLLVIVTLGAGVLSGFVSNTGTVATLMPLTISSAWSIGTLPSKMLMPVAFGSNTGGLLTLTGTPPNIIASNALIDAGFDGFSFFEFSLIGIPLLIVALIYFRYIGYKLLPKNKTNNKPVNIESTLHNWIEAYKIDEGYYRLRIRSLSPLINTKIEEWQFEKNYNISIIRLKRRHPNVLKGIHQFEEFPSPNTELCYHDIITVKGDTEAINKLMISFRLGLLPLEPITDELKNNLINQEVGMTEVIVNPNSILVGRRYKLGDYFKRYGIQLLAASRNNKPLQEKEITVKAGDAFLIRGTWEHIDDLKKQHENLVIIGSPEGMAKNVESLSSKSFIALGALVLMIIFMVFKIVPGSIAALISAGIVLLTGCVPISKAYKGISWTSVVMIAAMIPMGVALQKTGTAQVIANGLVDYLGSIHPVLLLGGVFLLTTTFSQVINNSATAVLMAPIAILAANSLNLSPAPFMIVVAISASTAFLTPIGTTTNAMVMTAGGYKFMNYLKVGAPLLLIFFIISLILVPMIWPF from the coding sequence ATGATCTACTTAATGCTCGTCATTTTAGTTATTACCATTGGTTTCTTTGTTTGGGGAAAGTTTACACCAGACATTGTAGCTCTCATGTCTATGATAAGTTTATTCCTAACAGGAATTTTAACTCCAACAGAAACGCTAAGCGGGTTTAGTAACCCAACCGTCATCATGATTGCTGCTCTTTTTATTATAGGCGAAGGAATTGCCCAAACTGGATGGACTGCTTTAGCTGGTAAAAAGTTTGTAGAATGGGCAGGAAAAAGCGTTCCAAAATTATTAGTTATAGTAACACTAGGTGCAGGTGTATTATCTGGTTTCGTAAGTAATACAGGTACAGTAGCCACTTTGATGCCTCTTACAATATCATCTGCCTGGAGCATAGGTACGCTTCCATCTAAAATGCTAATGCCTGTTGCTTTTGGGTCCAATACTGGCGGCTTACTAACGTTAACAGGTACGCCCCCAAATATTATTGCCAGTAATGCTTTGATAGATGCTGGTTTTGATGGGTTCTCATTTTTTGAATTTTCATTAATAGGGATTCCATTATTAATAGTGGCTTTAATTTATTTTAGATACATAGGCTACAAATTATTACCAAAAAACAAAACGAATAATAAGCCTGTAAATATTGAATCTACTTTACATAACTGGATAGAAGCTTATAAAATTGATGAAGGCTATTACAGATTGCGTATAAGATCGTTATCTCCGTTAATCAACACAAAAATTGAAGAATGGCAGTTTGAAAAAAATTATAATATCTCAATTATTCGATTAAAAAGAAGACATCCAAATGTTTTAAAAGGGATACATCAATTTGAAGAGTTTCCAAGCCCAAATACAGAGCTATGCTATCATGATATTATTACTGTAAAAGGAGATACAGAAGCCATCAATAAGCTTATGATTTCGTTTAGATTGGGTCTATTACCACTAGAACCTATTACAGATGAGTTAAAAAATAATTTAATTAATCAAGAGGTCGGTATGACCGAAGTGATCGTAAACCCTAACTCTATTTTAGTTGGTAGAAGATATAAATTAGGCGATTACTTTAAACGATATGGGATCCAGCTTTTAGCAGCATCAAGAAATAATAAACCGCTGCAAGAAAAAGAAATTACTGTAAAAGCAGGTGATGCTTTTTTAATACGAGGTACCTGGGAACATATTGATGATTTAAAGAAGCAACATGAAAATCTGGTTATTATTGGTAGTCCTGAAGGTATGGCTAAAAATGTAGAAAGCCTTAGTTCTAAATCTTTTATCGCTTTAGGTGCTTTAGTTCTCATGATCATATTCATGGTCTTTAAAATAGTACCAGGATCAATTGCGGCATTAATTTCTGCTGGTATCGTTTTATTAACAGGCTGTGTCCCTATTTCTAAAGCATATAAAGGCATCAGTTGGACAAGTGTTGTTATGATTGCTGCTATGATCCCTATGGGTGTAGCATTACAAAAAACAGGAACGGCACAAGTTATAGCTAATGGTTTAGTCGATTATTTAGGATCTATTCACCCTGTATTATTACTAGGTGGCGTATTTCTACTAACAACAACATTTAGCCAAGTCATTAACAACTCAGCAACAGCTGTTTTAATGGCACCTATAGCTATACTTGCTGCAAACTCACTAAACCTGTCTCCTGCTCCATTTATGATTGTAGTTGCCATAAGTGCATCAACGGCTTTCTTAACCCCAATAGGAACTACAACTAATGCTATGGTGATGACCGCCGGTGGCTATAAATTTATGAATTATTTAAAAGTAGGAGCACCGCTACTACTGATCTTTTTTATTATATCATTAATATTAGTGCCAATGATATGGCCTTTCTAA
- a CDS encoding M28 family peptidase encodes MKYFYILSVILVGTCSTPKYTTRIQNLKDSIQLVDSTHVINYANTITTKELKTHLYKFSSDEFEGRKVGEKGQKLASEFLKSYYKNENIKSPFGGDNYYQVIPETFFSKGIKDSENVLAYIEGSEYPEDIIIISAHLDHLGISDNGQINHGADDDGSGTVAIMEMAQAFKLAEKDGHGPKRSILFLHLTAEEIGKQGSEFYTQHPVFPLENTIANLNIDMIGRVDDIHQNNKDYIYLIGSDRLSKELHYLSEKINASYFNINIDYRYNAEGEVHKYYSRSDHYNFALKGIPVIFYFNGEHSDYHEPTDTPDKIDYDLLQRRTKLIFTTAWQIANQKHRIVVDEHNELLN; translated from the coding sequence ATGAAATACTTTTATATACTATCGGTAATCCTTGTGGGCACTTGTTCCACACCAAAGTATACTACAAGAATCCAAAACCTTAAAGATAGTATTCAATTAGTAGATAGTACGCATGTAATAAACTACGCTAATACCATAACTACCAAAGAACTAAAAACACACTTATATAAATTTTCTTCAGATGAATTTGAAGGTAGAAAAGTTGGAGAAAAAGGACAAAAATTAGCTTCTGAATTTTTAAAATCATATTATAAAAATGAGAACATAAAATCTCCTTTTGGAGGTGATAATTATTATCAGGTTATTCCTGAAACTTTTTTTTCGAAAGGTATTAAAGATTCAGAAAATGTTTTAGCGTATATAGAAGGTAGCGAGTATCCAGAAGACATTATTATTATTTCTGCGCATCTAGATCATCTTGGTATTTCTGATAATGGTCAAATAAATCATGGTGCAGATGATGATGGCTCTGGCACTGTAGCAATCATGGAAATGGCCCAAGCTTTTAAATTGGCCGAAAAAGATGGTCATGGACCAAAACGTAGTATCTTGTTTTTACATTTAACCGCAGAAGAAATAGGTAAACAAGGTTCTGAATTCTATACACAACATCCCGTGTTTCCTTTAGAAAATACAATTGCTAATCTTAATATCGATATGATAGGGAGAGTTGACGACATACATCAAAACAATAAAGATTACATCTATTTAATTGGATCAGACAGGCTAAGCAAGGAGTTGCATTATTTATCTGAAAAAATAAATGCATCCTATTTCAACATAAATATAGATTACAGATATAATGCTGAGGGCGAAGTACATAAATATTACTCGCGCTCAGATCACTATAATTTTGCGTTAAAAGGTATTCCTGTTATTTTTTATTTTAATGGAGAGCATAGTGATTACCACGAACCTACAGATACGCCTGATAAAATAGATTATGATCTTTTACAAAGACGTACAAAGCTTATATTTACTACTGCATGGCAAATTGCCAATCAAAAACACCGTATCGTAGTTGACGAACACAATGAACTGTTAAATTAG